A section of the Salmo salar chromosome ssa05, Ssal_v3.1, whole genome shotgun sequence genome encodes:
- the si:ch211-198c19.1 gene encoding uncharacterized protein si:ch211-198c19.1, giving the protein MANHTSVLRCILLLLLAVALASALRTLDTNEELEKTGFGTPPPRHGLKLLLWYVQTCIDNNMVSLCDPREGAYGFHMFKNYKLLLPKLKDQNLYTYYTIGNLHSHGAENLPYEVRRYYDKDNLLSNQDRVLVKYNQNNNHIEKIYISEHYKQRKTYMIGPNLLSSLRQPSWLAMI; this is encoded by the coding sequence ATGGCCAATCACACCAGCGTCCTGAGATGCATCCTGCTGCTGCTATTGGCTGTCGCTCTGGCCTCGGCTTTGAGAACATTGGACACGAATGAAGAGCTGGAGAAGACTGGCTTCGGGACCCCGCCCCCTCGCCACGGCCTCAAACTACTCCTCTGGTATGTCCAGACCTGCATTGACAACAACATGGTGTCTCTCTGTGACCCCAGGGAGGGAGCATACGGGTTCCATATGTTCAAGAACTATAAACTGTTACTCCCCAAACTGAAAGACCAGAACCTGTACACCTACTACACCATTGGTAACCTCCATTCCCATGGTGCAGAGAACCTGCCCTATGAAGTGAGGCGGTACTACGACAAGGACAACCTCCTCAGCAACCAGGACCGGGTGTTGGTGAAGTACAACCAGAACAACAATCACATCGAGAAGATCTACATCTCAGAGCACTACAAGCAACGCAAGACGTACATGATCGGGCCcaatcttctctcctctctcagacaGCCCAGTTGGCTTGCAATGATATGA